In the genome of Raphanus sativus cultivar WK10039 chromosome 4, ASM80110v3, whole genome shotgun sequence, one region contains:
- the LOC108855527 gene encoding pentatricopeptide repeat-containing protein At5g42310, chloroplastic gives MLLIQPPLVSSRFHSLYFITRPHHSFFQPPISAFSATASCSPSSSSSSSSSSSSSSTYFASEEEEDDEFSTVVRRRFDFSPLLKFLSRFGPVELVLESVNLEPTPAVTLDPVELELAESYKAVPAPYWHSLLKSLCSSRSSLGLAYAVVSWLEKHNLCFSYELLYSILIHALGRSEKLYEAFLLSQKQTLTPLTYNALIGACARNNDIDKALNLISRMRQDGYQSDFVNYSLVIQALTRSNKIDSALLHSLYREIKHDKLELDVQLVNDLIMGFAKSGDPSRALQLLGMAQSTGLSAKTATLVSIISALANSGRTLEAEALFEELRQSGIKPRTKAYNALLRGYVKTGPLRDAESMVSEMEKSGVSPDEHTYSLLIDAYVNAGRWESARIVLKEMEAGDVQPNSFVFSRLLAGYRDRGEWQKTFQVLKEMKSIGVKPDRQFYNVVIDTFGKFNCLDHAMTTFDRMLSEGIEPDRVTWNTLIDCHCKHGRHIVAQEMFEAMEKRGCLPCATTYNIMINSYGDQERWDDMKRLLGKMKSQGVLPNVVTHTTLVDVYGKSGRFNDAIDCLEEMKSVGLKPSSTMYNALINAYAQRGLSEQAVNAFRVMTSDGLKPSLLALNSLINAFGEDRRDAEAFAVLQYMKENGVNPDVVTYTTLMKALIRVDKFQKVPGVYEEMIMSGCKPDRKARSMLRSALRYMKQTLRAS, from the exons ATGCTTCTCATTCAACCTCCTCTGGTTTCATCCCGTTTTCATTCCCTCTATTTCATCACTCGTCCCCACCACTCTTTCTTCCAACCGCCCATTTCAGCCTTCTCTGCGACCGCCTCTTGTtcgccatcatcatcatcatcatcatcatcatcatcatcatcatcttctactTACTTCgcgagtgaagaagaagaagacgatgaatTCTCCACCGTCGTTCGTCGCCGCTTTGACTTCTCTCCGCTTCTAAAATTCCTCTCCAGATTCGGACCAGTCGAATTGGTTTTGGAGTCGGTCAATTTGGAACCAACGCCGGCGGTTACGCTTGATCCGGTGGAGTTGGAGCTGGCCGAGTCATACAAGGCGGTTCCGGCGCCCTACTGGCACTCACTACTAAAATCGTTATGCTCATCGAGGTCATCCCTCGGTTTAGCTTACGCCGTCGTCTCTTGGCTGGAAAAGCACAATCTCTGCTTCTCTTATGAGCTTCTCTACTCGATTCTCATACACGCGCTCGGCCGTTCCGAGAAGCTCTACGAGGCCTTTCTTCTTTCTCAGAAGCAAACCTTAACTCCTCTCACATACAATGCTCTGATTGGAGCTTGTGCTCGGAACAATGACATCGATAAGGCTCTTAATCTCATTTCTAGGATGCGTCAAGATGGTTACCAGTCCGATTTTGTTAACTACAGTTTGGTTATTCAGGCTTTGACACGTAGCAACAAGATTGATTCCGCTCTTTTGCACAGCCTTTATCGAGAAATCAAACATGACAAGCTTGAGCTTGATGTGCAGCTAGTTAATGATCTCATCATGGGCTTTGCTAAGTCTGGTGACCCCTCTCGGGCTTTGCAGCTTCTTGGCATGGCTCAGTCTACGGGTTTGAGCGCCAAAACCGCCACTCTTGTTTCTATTATCTCGGCATTGGCGAATTCGGGAAGGACTTTAGAAGCTGAAGCTTTGTTTGAGGAGCTGAGGCAAAGCGGTATAAAGCCGAGAACCAAGGCTTACAATGCGTTGCTTAGAGGATATGTGAAGACTGGACCGCTAAGAGATGCGGAGTCCATGGTTTCGGAGATGGAGAAGAGTGGTGTTTCGCCTGACGAACATACGTACAGTCTCCTCATTGATGCTTATGTGAATGCTGGAAGATGGGAAAGCGCCAGGATTGTGTTGAAAGAGATGGAAGCTGGTGATGTTCAGCCTAATTCTTTTGTTTTCAGCAGACTCTTAGCCGGTTATCGCGACAGAGGCGAGTGGCAGAAGACATTTCAAGTTCTCAAGGAGATGAAGAGCATCGGAGTTAAGCCCGATAGACAATTCTACAACGTGGTGATCGATACCTTTGGAAAGTTTAATTGTCTTGATCATGCCATGACGACTTTTGATAGAATGTTAAGCGAGGGAATCGAACCTGATAGGGTCACTTGGAATACGCTTATCGATTGCCACTGCAAGCACGGCCGGCACATAGTAGCACAAGAGATGTTTGAGGCAATGGAGAAGCGAGGGTGCTTGCCTTGCGCCACAACCTATAACATCATGATCAACAGTTATGGAGATCAAGAAAGATGGGATGATATGAAAAGATTGTTGGGGAAGATGAAGAGCCAAGGAGTACTGCCTAACGTCGTGACACACACAACACTCGTCGACGTTTATGGCAAATCCGGTAGGTTTAACGATGCAATAGATTGCTTGGAGGAGATGAAGTCAGTTGGGCTGAAACCATCATCAACAATGTACAATGCCCTTATCAATGCCTATGCACAGAGG GGTTTATCGGAGCAAGCTGTTAATGCGTTTAGAGTGATGACATCAGATGGACTGAAGCCAAGTTTACTGGCTCTCAATTCCCTCATCAATGCCTTTGGAGAGGATAGAAGAGACGCCGAAGCCTTTGCCGTTTTGCAGTACATGAAAGAAAAC GGCGTAAATCCAGACGTGGTGACATACACAACACTCATGAAAGCTCTCATTCGTGTTGATAAGTTCCAAAAG GTACCCGGTGTTTACGAGGAGATGATCATGTCAGGCTGCAAACCAGATAGGAAAGCTAGATCCATGTTACGCTCCGCTCTAAGATACATGAAGCAGACGTTAAGAGCCTCATAA